In a single window of the Drosophila miranda strain MSH22 chromosome XL, D.miranda_PacBio2.1, whole genome shotgun sequence genome:
- the LOC108164901 gene encoding uncharacterized protein LOC108164901 isoform X1 produces the protein MSKASSTTPTAAAVGASATNASNANANANANANANVNANPNADFSAFDFNDSSDNSDTPLVPRPPFLSRAAAAAAAAAAAAAALSSSSNNSNSQTSGGGGVQQQQNMQQQQSQQQHLNNNSNNNNNNSLQHNNNNNNCRSSSRSSSTSQSSLDEEEDEDEEEQQHQQQQQQQQQQQRAAAAAAVVAAAVSALHNGKQQFNNNNSSINNNSKGREPRELHDPQQQQQQQQQQQQHHPEDEEEDDYDEDDEEDDEEEPQHQQQQQQHGNGLGHDLTPTDLRHVLPSSTTHHDHLHQQQQQQQQQQQQQPQLQTQLQSQMQQPQQHQHHPQEQADYDDDGEDEDDEDEEEDEAASSHLDSRATLTSAHLNSAAAAESSGLHMSAVAAAAAAAAAAAAAAVKLNAQLEQQNATALDMASVGPGGGANVSQMSMVPAPSSLIGGNSNTSFSTNNNSNHALSSTHGSTGGGAGGANCSNDLAASSRGGAGSVGPTSQQQQQPHQQLQQLQQQQSGSGSSSAASERRKYRHQNYSKNIYIGTKNAEKWEHMRTRLQFKNDVEFVAYLLNLADNDTDRLNNLPPPSPAPTPTKGFDGNFKLEPNLSVKDFALPPESSSMNGTGNGNGNGNGDSASATSVAMVTPTPPQRKRYKKRVQFSTDSLNGYAGGKAAKGGAGAAGGGSGSGSGAGAGGGTGYHSGYAKSKKQEAKAAAAALKAGAAAAAAAVAAAAAANSSALPEVLDCRIAEKIKSELEASASAGSKESLPSALCLKKAAAAAAAAAAAAAAAAAANSEEEDEEEHQHQQHPHLMGAGMAIPLGVAGGVEVTAKTGADAVDGTTPTNGQMGNFHVRSKSHGGGGGKKSQSAKAAAAAAAAAAAAAAAAAMMPPNSSYDEPEDESATGGTAVNEEEDDDDEELDEEALAREMKMEQNFVEEEDEHDIAFRSQQSCRECSITHDHKLCPLRNACGNVTDAVDLAEWIERRNLEALAKLKADAHRQAKRGRGPRHDDDEDDMEDMDMDESSQLSELETKPLITFAEASVPAEFELHNVEPNVTGVFARTEVRAFTKLGPLIGQPVQTGEVREGSDMKWIFEMCEAGADKSYLLCCDNPNASNWLRFIRPAPCYDDRNVNLVSIDQQAYFVSCRDLRNGMELLYWSDDCNTMWRKKHTEKINCGGCSLKFEHPLYYRTHCSVFHDPSMSLTIRKYHCKVCGEAVLGKDNIMKHAAEKHDGKGAYQCQFCNKFFLRLNYLEMHRTYGCASNPNRSRPVCDFCGRKFCQPQKLKAHIKRMHSDMAEVLRDFQCKLCSKLLGSRAALQRHSKEVHSRNSTVVSCPRCQKLFQNRSNLKIHMLTHSGVRPFKCAEPECNAAFTTKQCLQFHYKKVHNYTQEQMPKIERSVAYTFDAYSGGMKVDFLGKQPPAESQLPNAAVVSSSSSTEQAPRRRRKSLEDQNSMLSSSMQSDTEFSDDNIFEAIKKSGKSIKDLCRNEPNLSLLSSKISSIFGEKVPVPVPVAAPSATVSLPPVAGGRKRKRKKEPANSTAAQQQQQQAALQQQQAQLQQQQQQLQQQQQQQQHVQQQQLHHQPLQQQAALQHQPLQQHQQQQQAQLHHEQSSHQQQQQQQQQPPPQYHPHHLHAHALPHQQQQQQQQQLHGADPDDDEEEAEQVRLEQVRRKQNAQLSLVESFLTTTAQRLSAQQQVQQVVAAAAAVSAMAGAGDDPAKLGHMMVGHMGVGVGMDDEDDDDEEEDDGSSANHPPGGSHPHQQHHPHGAHPHSHSQSHSHPHTHPHSHSHAHPHHAHAHAHAHSHAHSHQHSQQGAGGQQQQQPHGDPSASYRHAAAMNAVALGQNLVVTKGSKKWIGADDRHLGDVTSDVPGNESGPGSGQLPGNAGPGQDLGFAVPPSSVDEHSKLLGQNRDFLARLMSTASASHAHAHAHAHAHAHQHQHQHQQQQHSAHSREEDENSSFLDVVESANNNAAAAAAAAAAMSQYHHNAAANGGTGGSGGPGGGGGASGGHTPTGPATGGGSVTSSGDGPGQMQMNSLAHPQSFMSSFYNNANARLTGAGVGVGVGGGSSSASMLVEAALNSVGNMIDSESSDLKVPTDNHINSDSPMSAHVDAEAQRFGAGSAGGGVGGPNGGGGGGGGSSGGSSSAANGTGIGGAMDNLENELKMMKNLGSFPMQIPPLPMFQGACNISPSASTPTNPQSNQNQNDVDVDAGSTPRPQHPDSDGFSSSHHRTPPSPPPISPGRDYGGMFGSGNGAGGPGSNSTPAGSSSAGGGGGGGGAGGGANSMSASSPLPALQPQRRNASSVGSTYPEHELISPASSPSIPRYNFNGDMMRHKRAVQEQDQHEQRQRHNLSRHNQMSSDEENSIMPQNSSAGQDMRMKFPQSQIDLMYSKYESMASNLKYNSQELDSPAEYRQSSNSNAASAAAAAAAAASAANDLSDLQGLDMSSRSNASSNYHHNFQLPSSRYHHHIYDILSDREQSQQAQAQAQAQQATGASVVHQQEHGHGSQLAMQQHQSAAAMHNMLSEQLGEQEHDQTTSVDLSRTANYVVSSPPQLPYNHPHHDMLRMASLDLTPNTANMAVGNNRSFLSSQMQHQSRDSLEHHRLLSTVEQHRILAASNAADQHRLLVDPTAHLLMEQNNRLLGTADQSRLLGESAAAVAQNRHMARSFGAYHQVASSNYHPGVRPPPVLPSANHHASNPSNYHPFPAYY, from the exons ATGTCCAAGGCAAGCAGCACGACACCCACTGCAGCAGCTGTTGGGGCAAGTGCAACAAATGCctcgaatgcgaatgcgaatgcgaatgcaaatgcaaatgccaaTGTGAATGCGAATCCCAATGCCGATTTCAGTGCATTCGATTTCAATGATAGTTCGGATAATTCCGATACGCCGCTAGTGCCACGCCCACCGTTCCTGAGTCGCGCCGCCGCGGCAGCAgctgcggcagcggcagcagcagccgcactgagcagcagcagcaacaattccAATTCCCAAACTTCAGGCGGTGGCGGcgtgcaacaacagcagaacatgcagcaacagcagagccagcaacagcacctcaataacaacagcaacaacaacaacaacaacagcttgCAacataacaacaacaataacaattgCCGTAGTAgcagtcgcagcagcagcacctccCAAAGCAGCctggacgaggaggaggacgaagATGAAGAGGagcagcaacaccagcagcagcagcagcagcagcaacagcagcagagggctgctgcagcagctgccgTTGTTGCAGCAGCAGTCAGCGCGTTGCACAACGGTAAACAGCagttcaacaacaacaacagcagcattaacaacaacagcaaagggcgagagccACGAGAACTGCACGATcctcagcaacagcagcagcaacagcagcagcaacagcaacatcatcCAGAAGATGAGGAGGAAGACGACTACGACGAGGATGATGAGGAAGATGATGAAGAGGAGCcacaacaccagcagcagcagcaacaacatggCAATGGACTTGGCCATGACCTCACGCCCACAGATCTGCGTCACGTCCTGCCATCCAGCACCACCCATCACGATCATctccaccagcagcaacagcagcaacagcagcaacagcagcagcaaccgcaGTTGCAGACGCAGTTGCAGTCACAGatgcagcagccgcagcagcaccagcaccacccCCAAGAACAGGCCGACTACGACGACGATggcgaggacgaggacgatgaggacgaggaggaggacgaggcGGCCAGCAGTCACCTGGACAGCCGTGCCACTCTCACATCGGCCCACCTGAACAGCGCGGCGGCGGCCGAGAGCAGCGGCCTGCACATGAGCGCCGTGGccgcggctgcagcagcagcagcagcagcggctgcgGCCGCAGTCAAGCTGAACGCACAGCTGGAGCAGCAAAACGCCACGGCCCTGGACATGGCCAGCGTGGGTCCAGGTGGTGGCGCCAATGTCTCTCAAATGTCGATGGTGCCCGCCCCGAGCAGCCTTATtggcggcaacagcaacaccagcttctccaccaacaacaacagtaacCATGCCCTCAGCTCGACGCACGGCAGCACGGGCGGCGGGGCGGGTGGTGCCAACTGCAGCAACGATCTGGCGGCCAGCTCTCGCGGTGGAGCGGGCAGTGTGGGCCCCAcctcccagcagcagcagcagccgcaccaacagctgcagcagctgcaacagcagcagtcgGGCAGCGGGAGCAGCAGCGCAGCCAGCGAGCGGAGAAAGTACCGCCACCAGAACTACAGCAAGAACATCTATATAGGCACAAAGAACGCCGAAAAGTGGGAGCACATGCGCACCCGGCTACAATTCAAAAACGACGTGGAGTTTGTCGCCTACCTCCTCAACCTGGCCGACAACGATACGGATCGACTAAACAA CCTACCACCGCCCTCGCCGGCCCCAACGCCCACCAAAGGCTTCGATGGAAACTTCAAGCTGGAGCCGAATCTCAGTGTCAAGGACTTTGCCCTGCCCCCAGAGTCCTCGTCGATGAACGGTACTGGGAACGGgaacggcaacggcaatggCGACTCAGCCTCGGCGACCTCCGTGGCGATGGTCACGCCCACACCGCCGCAACGGAAGCGCTACAAGAAGCGGGTGCAGTTCTCAACGGATTCGCTGAACGGATACGCGGGCGGCAAGGCGGCCAAAGGTGGCGCTGGAGCGGCTGGCGGAGGATCAGGATCGGGATCGGGAGCAGGAGCTGGCGGCGGGACAGGGTATCACAGCGGCTATGCCAAATCCAAAAAGCAGGAGGCCAAGGCAGCGGCGGCTGCTCTCAAGGCCggggcagctgcagcagcggcggcggtggcggctgCGGCAGCCGCCAACTCCTCGGCCCTGCCCGAGGTCCTGGACTGCCGCATCGCCGAGAAGATCAAGAGCGAGCTGGAGGCCAGCGCCAGTGCCGGCAGCAAGGAGTCCCTGCCCAGCGCTCTCTGCCTGAAGAAGGccgcagcggcggcagcagcggccgcggcagcagcagcagcagcggcagcggcgaaCAGCGAAgaggaggacgaggaggagcatcagcatcagcagcatccacatctGATGGGAGCCGGCATGGCCATACCCCTGGGTGTGGCCGGGGGTGTGGAAGTGACGGCCAAGACCGGTGCGGATGCTGTGGACGGCACCACGCCCACCAACGGGCAGATGGGCAACTTCCATGTGCGCTCCAAGAGCcatggcggtggcggtggcaagAAATCCCAATCCGCCaaggcagcggcggcggcagcggcagcagcagcagcagcagcggcggccgcCGCCATGATGCCACCCAATTCCAGCTACGACGAGCCCGAGGACGAGTCGGCAACCGGAGGCACTGCCGTcaacgaggaggaggacgacgatGACGAGGAGCTGGACGAGGAGGCGCTGGCTCGCGAGATGAAGATGGAGCAGAACTtcgtggaggaggaggacgagcACGACATTGCCTTCCGGTCGCAGCAGTCCTGCCGCGAATGCTCCATCACGCACGACCACAAGCTGTGTCCGCTGCGCAACGCCTGCGGCAATGTCACGGACGCCGTGGACCTGGCCGAGTGGATCGAGCGCCGGAATCTGGAGGCACTGGCCAAGCTGAAGGCGGATGCCCACCGGCAGGCGAAGCGGGGTCGTGGGCCGCGGCACGATGACGACGAGGACGACATGgaggacatggacatggacgagTCGTCGCAGCTGTCCGAGCTGGAGACCAAGCCGCTCATAACGTTCGCCGAGGCCTCCGTTCCGGCGGAGTTCGAGCTGCACAACGTCGAGCCGAATGTCACCGGGGTCTTTGCCCGCACCGAGGTCCGGGCCTTCACCAAGCTGGGGCCGCTGATCGGCCAGCCGGTGCAGACGGGCGAGGTGCGTGAGGGCAGCGACATGAAGTGGATATTCGAGATGTGCGAGGCCGGGGCGGACAAGTCCTACCTCCTCTGCTGCGACAACCCCAACGCCTCCAACTGGCTCCGCTTCATACGGCCAGCCCCCTGCTACGACGATCGGAACGTCAATCTGGTGTCCATCGATCAGCAGGCGTACTTCGTCAGCTGCCGCGATCTGCGCAACGGCATGGAGCTGCTCTACTGGAGCGACGACTGCAACACCATGTGGCGGAAGAAGCACACGGAAAAGATCA ATTGCGGCGGCTGCAGTCTGAAGTTCGAGCATCCCCTGTACTATCGCACCCACTGCTCCGTCTTTCACGACCCATCGATGAGCCTCACCATACGGAAATACCACTGCAAGGTATGCGGCGAGGCGGTGCTGGGCAAGGACAATATAATGAAGCATGCCGCCGAGAAGCACGACGGCAAGGGCGCCTACCAGTGCCAGTTCTGCAACAAGTTCTTTCTGCGCCTCAATTACCTGGAGATGCACCGAACCTACGGGTGTGCCTCCAATCCGAATCGATCGCGACCCGTCTGCGATTTCTGTGGCCGCAAGTTCTGCCAGCCGCAGAAGCTGAAGGCCCACATCAAGCGCATGCACAGTG ATATGGCTGAAGTTTTACGAGATTTTCAGTGTAAATTATGTTCAAAACTTCTAGGATCGCGTGCGGCACTGCAGCGGCACTCGAAGGAGGTGCACAGCCGCAACTCCACCGTCGTGAGCTGTCCGCGCTGCCAGAAACTCTTCCAGAATCGCAGCAATCTCAAGATTCACATGCTCACCCATTCCGGGGTGCGTCCCTTCAA GTGTGCGGAGCCCGAGTGCAATGCGGCGTTCACCACCAAACAGTGCCTGCAGTTCCACTACAAGAAGGTGCACAACTACACCCAGGAGCAGATGCCGAAGATCGAGAGGAGCGTGGCCTACACGTTCGATGCCTATTCCGGCGGCATGAAAGTGGACTTTCTGGGTAAGCAGCCGCCGGCGGAGTCACAGCTGCCTAATGCAGCTGTcgtctcctcctcctcatccacAGAGCAAGCACCGCGCCGGCGGCGCAAGAGCCTCGAGGACCAGAACTCGATGCTCAGCAGCTCGATGCAGAGCGACACGGAGTTCAGCGACGACAACATCTTCGAGGCCATCAAGAAGAGCGGCAAGTCCATCAAGGATCTGTGCCGCAACGAGCCGAATCTATCGCTGCTCAGCTCCAAGATCTCCAGCATCTTTGGCGAGAAGGTGCCGGTCCCTGTCCCAGTGGCTGCACCCTCGGCCACCGTCTCGCTGCCACCCGTCGCAGGTGGCCGCAAGCGGAAGCGGAAGAAGGAGCCGGCCAATTCTACGGCcgcccaacagcagcagcaacaggcggccctccagcagcagcaggcgcagctgcagcagcagcagcaacagttgcagcaacaacagcagcagcagcagcacgttCAGCAGCAACAACTCCACCACCAGCCGCTGCAGCAACAGGCGGCCCTGCAGCACCAGCCGTTgcagcaacaccagcagcagcagcaggcgcaaCTGCATCACGAGCAGTCCtcccaccagcagcagcagcagcagcaacagcagccgccgccCCAGTACCACCCGCACCACCTGCACGCCCACGCCTTgccccaccagcagcagcagcagcaacagcaacagctgcaCGGGGCCGAtcccgacgacgacgaggaggaggcggagcaGGTCCGTCTGGAACAGGTCCGCCGCAAGCAGAACGCCCAGCTCAGCCTGGTCGAGTCATTCCTGACCACCACCGCACAGCGGCTGAGTGCACAACAGCAGGTGCAGCAGGTGGTGGCCGCCGCCGCGGCCGTCTCGGCGATGGCGGGGGCCGGGGACGATCCCGCCAAGCTGGGGCACATGATGGTCGGCCACATGGGCGTCGGCGTGGGCATGGACGATgaggatgacgatgacgaggaggaggatgatGGCAGCTCGGCCAACCATCCGCCCGGCGGTAGCCATCCCCATCAGCAGCATCATCCGCACGGCGCCCAtccgcactcgcactcgcagtCACACTCCCATCCGCATACGCATCCGCACTCCCACTCGCATGCCCATCCGCATCacgcccatgcccatgcccatgcccacaGCCACGCCCACAGCCACCAGCACTCGcagcagggggcagggggacagcagcagcagcagccccacgGGGATCCCAGTGCCTCGTACCGCCATGCGGCGGCCATGAACGCCGTGGCCCTCGGCCAGAATCTGGTTGTTACCAAGGGCAGCAAAAAGTGGATCGGTGCCGATGACCGGCATCTGGGCGACGTGACCAGCGACGTGCCCGGCAACGAGTCCGGACCGGGCTCTGGCCAGCTCCCCGGCAACGCCGGTCCCGGCCAGGACCTCGGGTTTGCAGTGCCCCCCAGTTCCGTGGACGAGCACAGCAAACTGCTCGGCCAGAACCGTGACTTCCTCGCCCGCCTCATGAGCACGGCCAGCGCCAGTCACGCCCACGCCCATGCTCATGCCCATGCCCACGCCCACCAGCATCAgcaccaacaccagcagcagcagcacagcgCCCATAGCCGGGAGGAGGACGAGAACAGCTCCTTCCTGGATGTCGTCGAGTCGGCCAACAACAATGCGGCCGCGGCAGCCGCTGCTGCGGCGGCCATGTCCCAGTACCATCACAATGCGGCGGCCAATGGTGGAACGGGCGGATCGGGTGGGCCaggtggcggcggcggagcCAGTGGCGGCCATACTCCCACGGGACCGGCCACTGGCGGCGGATCGGTAACCTCCTCCGGCGACGGCCCCGGCCAAATGCAGATGAACTCCCTGGCGCATCCCCAGTCCTTCATGAGCTCCTTCTACAACAACGCGAACGCAAGACTGACCGGAGCCGgagtgggcgtgggcgtgggcgggGGCTCCTCGTCCGCCAGCATGCTGGTGGAGGCGGCCCTCAACTCCGTTGGCAATATGATTGACAGCGAGAGCAGCGACCTCAAG GTACCCACCGATAACCACATCAACAGCGACAGTCCCATGAGCGCCCATGTGGACGCCGAGGCCCAGCGCTTTGGGGCTGGCAGCGCCGGCGGAGGAGTGGGCGGGCCtaatggcggcggcggcggcggtggtggtaGCAGTGGAGGATCGTCGAGTGCTGCCAATGGAACGGGCATTGGGGGGGCCATGGACAACCTGGAGAACGAGCTGAAGATGATGAAGAACTTGGGCAGCTTCCCCATGCAAATACCGCCGCTTCCGATGTTCCAGGGAGCCTGCAACATCTCGCCCAGCGCCTCGACCCCAACCAATCCGCAGAgcaaccagaaccagaacgaTGTGGACGTGGATGCGGGCAGCACACCTCGACCGCAGCATCCCGACTCCGATGGCTTCTCTTCGTCGCACCACCGTACGCCTCCCTCGCCGCCGCCCATCTCTCCGGGCCGGGACTACGGTGGTATGTTCGGCTCTGGGAATGGTGCTGGTGGTCCAGGGTCCAATAGCACGCCAGCGGGCAGCTCCAGTGCTGGCGgaggcggtggtggtggtggagcCGGCGGTGGGGCCAACAGCATGTCAGCCTCGTCCCCGCTGCCTGCCCTGCAGCCACAGCGACGGAATGCTTCGAGCGTGGGCAGCACATATCCGGAGCACGAGCTCATCTCGCCGGCCTCCTCCCCGAGCATTCCGCGCTACAACTTCAACGGGGACATGATGCGCCACAAGCGGGCGGTGCAGGAGCAGGACCAGCACGAGCAACGCCAGCGGCACAACCTCTCGCGTCACAATCAAATGTCCAGCGACGAGGAGAACAGCATCATGCCGCAGAACAG CAGCGCGGGCCAGGATATGCGCATGAAGTTCCCCCAGTCGCAGATCGACCTCATGTACTCCAAGTACGAGAGCATGGCCAGCAACCTGAAGTACAACAGCCAGGAGCTCGACTCGCCGGCGGAGTATCGCcagagcagcaacagcaatgcgGCGAGtgcggcggcggctgctgccgcGGCGGCGAGTGCGGCCAACGATCTGTCCGATCTGCAGGGCCTGGACATGAGCTCGCGATCGAACGCGTCGAGCAACTATCACCACAACTTCCAGCTGCCAAGCAGTCGCTACCATCACCACATATACGACATTCTGTCGGACAGGGAGCAGAGCCAGCAGGCGCAGGCCCAGGCGCAAGCACAGCAGGCAACGGGTGCATCGGTGGTGCACCAGCAGGAGCACGGACACGGCAGCCAGCTGGCCATGCAGCAACACCAGTCGGCGGCGGCCATGCACAACATGCTGAGCGAGCAGCTGGGCGAGCAGGAGCACGACCAGACCACCTCCGTGGACCTGAGCCGCACGGCCAACTATGTGGTGTCGTCGCCGCCCCAGCTGCCCTACAACCATCCGCATCACGACATGCTGCGAATGGCCTCGCTGGACCTCACCCCGAACACGGCCAACATGGCCGTGGGCAACAATCGGTCGTTCCTCTCCTCACAGATGCAGCACCAGAGCCGCGACAGTCTCGAGCATCACCGCCTGCTCTCCACGGTCGAGCAGCACCGCATTCTGGCCGCCTCGAATGCCGCCGATCAGCACCGCCTGCTGGTCGACCCCACCGCCCATCTGCTGATGGAACAGAACAATCGCCTGCTGGGCACAGCAGACCAGTCCCGCCTCCTGGGCGAGTCGGCGGCGGCAGTGGCCCAGAATCGGCACATGGCCCGCAGCTTTGGGGCCTACCACCAGGTGGCATCGAGCAACTACCATCCGGGCGTACGACCGCCGCCTGTGCTGCCGTCGGCCAATCATCATGCCTCGAATCCGTCTAACTATCACCCGTTCCCCGCCTACTACTAA